Genomic DNA from Comamonas resistens:
GCATGAGGCAGCTCGCGCAGGTCCTGCACCTTGACCAGGGCATGGGTCCACTGGTGAATCTTGCTGGCGATGGCGGCGTTCTCGCTGCCGTGGCGCATCATGTCCATGATGCGATGCTCCAGAGCCTTGATCTTCTCGCGCAGCATCTCGGCCTGACGCTCCTGCAGACTCACGGCGCGCGGACCATGGCCGCTGATCAGGCGCACGCCTGTCAGCAACTCGGCATGACGCTCGAAGAACTCTGGGTTTTGCTGGAGGAAGTCGGCAATCGACTCTTCGGTCAATGCAATATCGGTCAAGCTGTTCATAGCGTCTCGGGTATGTCGATCTGGCCTTCAAAAACAAACTCGGCTGGGCCGGTCATGCGCACACGGTCCTGCGCGCCGCCAGCCCATTCAATGGTCAGCAGGCCACCGCGCGTGTGGACATCCACGCGCGCATCCAGCAGCCCCCAGCCAATGCCCGCCACCACGGCCGCGCAAGCGCCTGTGCCGCAGGCCAGCGTTTCGCCGGCTCCACGCTCATAGACGCGCAGCTTCACCTCTGCGCGGTTGATGATCTGCATGAATCCAGCGTTCACACGCTGCGGAAAACGCACATGGTGTTCGATCAGCGGACCCTGTGCTTCAACCGGCGCCCTGTCCACATCCTCGACCACCTGCACGGCATGGGGGTTGCCCATGGACACTGGCGCTACCCAAACCGTAGCTGGCTGCGCAGACTCATCAAGGGCAAGAGGCCATTTCTGTGCATTTCCCTGCATCTGGGGCTGCAAGCCTTCGGCGATGAAGGGCACCTTGGCCGGGTCCAGCTGGGGGGCCCCCATGTCGACGGTCACGCGGCCATCCGCATGCAGCTCGGGCGCGATCACGCCGGCCAGGGTGTGAACGCGGATCACGCGCTTGTCGGTCAAGCCCTTGTCATGCACATAACGGGCAAAACAGCGCGCGCCATTGCCGCACTGCTCCACCTCTCCGCCGTCGGCGTTATGAATCACATATTCAAAATCCACGCCCTCGGCAGGCGCTGGGCGCACGGTCAGAATCTGGTCGGCTCCCACGCCGAAATGGCGGTTGGCCAGGTAGCGGTACTGGGCGCTGCTCAGGCCCAGTCGGCCCTGTGTTTCGTCAAGCACGACAAAGTCGTTGCCCGCGCCTTGCATCTTGGTAAAGCGAATCTGCATGATGCCAGACATTATCGGCCTATCCCGCCCTGGTCTGCAGCGGGCCAACCCCGCTGTGGCAGAACTGTGCACGACAGATAGCCCCAACTGGTCAGCGATACAGTTTCTGCAACAGGTTCAGCAACTGCTGCTGCTCCTCAACGCTGAGGTGGCTGACTGCCGCGCTCTCGCTGGCCTTGAGCTGAGGCTCGGCCTGATCCACCAGGGCTCGCCCTGCCTCCGTCAGATACAGCCCCATGGCACGCCCGTCACGGGGATGGGGACGGCGCTCCAGAAAGCCGCGCCGCGTCATGACTTCGATCATGCCCACCATATTGGGCGGCAGCACATCGAGCTGCTGGCACAGCTGACGCGAGGTGATGCCGGGGTTGCCCCCCACCAGGGACAGCAGGGAGAACTCTACGATCTTGAGATCAAAGCCCTCCATGCATTTGACAAACACTCCCACCAGGGACAGGGAAGCGCGCCGTGCGTTATAGCCCAGCAGGGATTCCAGAAAACTGGCATTGACCTGATCGACCGCAAACACCTCTGCAGCAGGTGCCGTCTCCTGCTGCCCTGCATCCTTCGGGGCGCGCTTGCCGCGCGCCGGGGTGGCTTTGGTGGTCGACGTTCCGACAGGCTGATGAGCAGGCATTTTTGGCTTCAACTTCAGGAGCAAGAGAGCTTTGTCTTTGCTCAATTCTGCCGGTTTCAGAGGCCTTTGGTCAAAATTCGTCAGGCCGCCGGCGTGAATAGCTGGTTGCCGTGCACGACGGAGGCCTGCGTCCATTGCAACTTCATCAGGCCCAGGCGCCATTCGATCTCCGGCAGTATGCGCTGCTGCAGCTGTTTGAGCGGCCCTTGCCAACGGGCCTGATCCGTACCCTCTGTCGCCGCGATCCGGGCCCAGGCCCAGCCCATCAGCACCACGGCCACGCAGCGCAGATAGTCGTCGGCCACACGCCAGGCCAGGGTGTCATCTTCCTTGCAGGCCTGCGCCAGTACCGTGGTGAAGTAACGCAGTTGCGCGAGGCAGCGCAGCACCTCGGCATCCAGCGTGCGGCCCGCATCCAGGCTTTGGCGCAAGGACAGCAGCCACTGGCCCATGGACTGACCGCCATCGGGCAGCACCTTGCGTATCAGCAGATCTATGGCCTGAATCTCGTTTGTGCCTTCATAAATCATGGCCACGCGCGAATCGCGCACGATCTGCTCCACGCCCCATTCGCGGATATAGCCATGACCGCCAAACACCTGCAGACAGGCACTGGCGCCCTCGAACGCCTGCTGCGTCCAGGCGGCCTTGAGCACGGGCGTGATCAGACTGCACCACTGCTGTGCCTGCTCGCGTGCCCCGGCATCCTCCGCATGGCGGGCCACATCGAGGTAAATACCTGTTTGATAGGCCAGCACGCGCCCGCCATCGATCCAGGCACGCTGCAGATCGAGCGTGCGGGCGATTGTCGGGTGCTCGATGATCAAATCCGCAGCATCCCCCGCTCCCCGCGACGCCGGCACCGCGCCCGGCGCGCGCATCTGGCGGCGCTCCAATGCATAGGCATGGGCCTTCTGCCAGGCCGCGTCCAGCAGGCCCACGCCTTGCAGGGCCACATGCAGGCGCGCGGCATTCATCATCACAAACATGGCATTGAGGCCCGCCCCGGGCTGGCCGATCAGCCAGCCCTGCGCCGCATCAAAGCGCATCACGCAGGTGGGGCTGCCATGCAAACCCATTTTTTCCTCGATGCGCTCGCAGACCACGCGGTTGCGCTCACCGCCCCGCAGCACCTTTGGCACCAGAAACAGCGAAAGCCCCTTGGGTCCGGCGGATGCCCCGGGCAGACGCGCCAGCACCAGATGCACGATGTTTTCGGTCAGATCATGCTCGCCGCCGGAGATGAAAATCTTGCTGCCGCTGATCTCGAAACGCTCGGCCAGCTCTGACTCGCCAACCGGTACAGCCTGCGTGCGCACCAGCCCCAGGTCGCTGCCCGCATGGGCCTCCGTCAGACACATGGTGGCCAGCCATTCGCCACTGGCCACCTTGGACAGATATGCGGCCTTGAGCGCATCGCTGCCATGGTGCTTGAGGCATTCATAAGCACCATGCAACAGCCCAGGCGCCATGGTCCAGCCATGGTTGGCCGCGCTCAACCACTCATAGAGCACGCCTTCCAGCACCCAGGGCAGGCCCTGGCCGCCGTCTTCCTCGGCACAGGCCAGCGCAGGCCAGCCCGCCTGCCAGAAGTCCTGATAGGCCTGTGCAAAACCCGGCGGTGTGGTGACCTTGCCCGCGGCAAACTGCACGCCCACCTCGTCGCCTTCGCGCGACAACGGGGCTACCACCTCGCCCACCCACTTGCCGGCCTCTTCCAGCACCTGCTGCATCAAGGCTTTGTCGGTAGCTGCATGCGCCGGTAAACGCTGCAACTGCTCATCGGCCTTGAGTACATCGAAAAGAAGAAACGCGTTATCGGCGCTGGCGGGCAAATAGGACATACATAACCGGCTGCGACGCAGCAAATGAAAATCTCTGAATAGCGCTCCCATGCGCGCCGAGCGCGGCCCATGCCAGAGATGCCAAGCAAGGGCCGCCCCGCCGCGAGGGCATCGTCCCCCTCGGGGGGAAGCGGCGTAGCCGCTCAGGGGGTCAGGTATCCGCAGTAAAGCCGATCTGCTTGACCAGCGGACCCCAGCGCTCGAACTCGGCCTGCTGCGATCGGGCCATTTCCTCGGGTGTGGAGCTGGTGGCAATCAGGCCCACCACGCCCACGCTTTCCTTGAGCGCATCGCTCTTGAGTGCCGCCACAATCGCTGCATGGGCGCGCTGGCGCACATCGGCAGGCGTCTTGGCATTGGCGTAGAAACCAAACCACTCTTCGGCCGTCAGATCGCTGAAACCCTGCTCGGCAAAAGTGGGCACATTGGGCAGATAGGGGTTGCGCTTCGGGCCGCTGGTGGCCAGCACACGCAGCTTGCCGGCCTTGTAATAGCTGAGAAAGTCTCCGCTGGGGCCCATGACGGCTGCAATTTGGCCGCCCGCCAGATCGGACACCGCTGGCGCCGTGCCACGATACGGCACATGGCTGAGCTTGATGCCAGAGCGCAGGCTGAGCAGCGAGCCAATCAGATGCGGCTGGGTGCCGGCACCGGGGCTGCCAAAGCTGGCCTTGTCGGGGTTGTTCTTGCACCAGGCCAGAAAGTCCTTGAGCGTCTTGACCTCGGCAGGCACGGCAGGGCCGACGGCCAAGCCGTGGTGCATGATGGCGCCAATCGAAATCGGCTCGAAATCCTTGGCCTGATAGGTCAGCTTGCTATAGATATGGGGATAGATGGAGAAAGCCGAGACCTGGGACAGAACGATGACCGAACCGTCACCCGCGGAGTTGCGCAGGTTCTCCAGCGCGATGCGGCCGCCTGCGCCGGGCTTGTTTTCCACCACGCCCATGTTCTTGCTGTAGCTGGTGCCGCCAATCTTCTCTGCCACGCGGCGCGCCACCGAATCACCGGCACTGCCTGCCGGGAAGCCGTACAGAATGCGCACCTGCTCCAGCGGCCCGCTGCCCTGTGCGTAAGCACTGCGGGCAGCCATGCCACCGATTGCGGCCAGCGCCGCACCTGCGCCCAGACTTTTGACGAAATTACGACGATCTTGCATGTTTGTCTCCTCTAGATTCTTGCTTGTATGCAGGCTGTGACCTGTCTTGAAATTATCAGCCCCAGGTCATCAGGCGAAGGGCTGAAATGCACGCCAGTTCAGGAGTCGCCGGTAAAGCCAATCTGCTTGACCAGCGCCCCCCAGCGTTCGAACTCTGCCTGCTGGGAACGCGCCATTTCCTCCGGCGTGGAGCTGGTGGCAATCAACCCGACCACGCCCAGACTCTCCTTGAGTGCATCGCTCTTGAGTGCTGCCACAATCGCTGCATGGGCGCGCTGGCGCACATCGGCGGGCGTCTTGGCATTGGCATAGAAGCCAAACCATTCCTCGGCCGTCAGATCGCCAAAGCCCTGTTCGGCAAACGTAGGCACATTGGGCAGGTAGGGGTTGCGCTGCGGGCCGCTGGTGGCCAGCACGCGCAGCTTCCCGGCCTTGTGATAGCTCAGATAGTCGCCGCAGGGGCCCATGATGGCCGCAATCTGGCCGCCAGCCACATCCGAAACGCCGGGCGCCATGCCGCGATAAGGCGCATGACTGAGCTTGACGCCCGAGCGCAGGCCCAACAACGCGCCCAGCAGATGGGGCTGACTGCCTGCGCCAGGGCTGCCGAAGCTGGCCTTGTCAGGGTTGTTCTTGCACCAGGCCAGGAAGTCCTTGAGCGTCTTGACCTCGGCAGGCACGGCCGGGCCGACGGCCAGGCCGTGGTGCATGATGGCCCCGATCGAGATCGGCTCGAAGTCCCTGGCCTGATAGCTGAGCTTGCTATAGATATGGGGATAGATGGAAAAAGCCGAGACCTGCGAGAGCGCGATCACCGAGCCATCACCGACAGCATTGCGCAGGTTCTCCAGTGCAATGCGCCCGCCGGCACCGGGCTTGTTTTCCACCACGCCCATGTTCTTGCTGTAGCCGCTGCCCCCGATCTTTTCGGCCACGCGACGGGCCACCGAGTCACCGGCGCTGCCTGCCGGGAAGCCGTACAAAATGCGCACCTGCTCCAGCGGACCACTGCCCTGCGCATAGGCGCTACCGAAAGCGGCCAGCACAGCGCCAGCACCCAGGCCTTTGACGAAATTGCGACGACCTTGCATGACTTGTCTCCTGTTAGAAATACCAACTCTTAGGCTCAATCACTGAAAAACAGCCACAGCCCGTCAGAGGGACAGCGAGCAAGCGCCGCCGCGCAGCGAGGCTGTCGTCCCCGGAGGGGTAAGGCGCGCAGCGCCTCAGGGGAAAGCAATCATCGCGGCGCCATGCGCAGCGCGCCATCCAGGCGAATCACCTCGCCGTTGAGGTGATCGTTGTGCACGATATGCACGGCCAAATCTGCAAACTCCGAAGGCTTGCCCAGACGCGACGGGAAGGGAATGGACGCTGCAAGCGACTGCTGCACGGGCTCGGGCAGTTCCTGCATCAGCGGCGTGGCAAACAGACCCGGCGCCACCGTGCAGACGCGGATGCCATGCTGGGCCAGATCGCGCGCCATGGGCAGCGTCATGCCCACCAAACCGCCCTTGGATGCGCTATAGGCCTGCTGCCCCACCTGGCCATCAAAAGCAGCCACCGAGGCAGTGTAGAGAATCACGCCGCGCGCCCCATCCTCCAGCGCATCCAGCCTGGCGCAGCGCGCGGCAAACAGCCGCGTCATGTTGTAGCTGCCGATAAGGTTGACACGGATCACGCGCTCAAAATCCTCCAGCGGCGCGGGCTCGCCATCGCGGCCTATCACGCGCTTGGCCGTACCGATACCAGCCACATTCATCAGGATGCGTGCATCCTGCCCCCAGTGGGCCTTGATCTGGTCCAGCGCTGCCGTCACGCTGGCCGCGTCACAGATATCGCACTCCAGGGCCAGACCGTTGATGTCCGCCGCCACCGCCCTGGCCTTGTCGATCTGGCGGTCCAGCACCGCAACCCTGGCCCCTGCAGCCGCCAGCGCACGCGCCGTGGCTTCTCCAAGGCCGGATGCGCCGCCCGTGACAATGGCAATCTGTTCCCGAACTTGCATTTCGCTATCCTTTTAAAATCTGTTTGCGCTTATCAGTGTTGGGCTTGAGGCTGATTTGGCTTCAAGATAAAGGGCAAGGTCCCGGCATACAGCCCCTCCACCACATCGGCGCGATGCTGCAAGACCGCGCGCTGATTGATGGAACCCTTGTCCGTCACCTCGCCCAGATCCAGCGAGGGGGCACGCGTCGATGCCACGGCCCTGGCAATACGGGTGGCGCTGCCGGTGGCGCTTTGCGCCAGCCGATCGAACACGGCCCGCAGATGCTGCTGCACGGGAGCACTGTGCATGATCTGCTCCAGCGTCGCCTCCGCTCCCAGGCCGCTGAGGGCCGCGCAGGCAGGCGTGCC
This window encodes:
- a CDS encoding Bug family tripartite tricarboxylate transporter substrate binding protein — its product is MQGRRNFVKGLGAGAVLAAFGSAYAQGSGPLEQVRILYGFPAGSAGDSVARRVAEKIGGSGYSKNMGVVENKPGAGGRIALENLRNAVGDGSVIALSQVSAFSIYPHIYSKLSYQARDFEPISIGAIMHHGLAVGPAVPAEVKTLKDFLAWCKNNPDKASFGSPGAGSQPHLLGALLGLRSGVKLSHAPYRGMAPGVSDVAGGQIAAIMGPCGDYLSYHKAGKLRVLATSGPQRNPYLPNVPTFAEQGFGDLTAEEWFGFYANAKTPADVRQRAHAAIVAALKSDALKESLGVVGLIATSSTPEEMARSQQAEFERWGALVKQIGFTGDS
- a CDS encoding acyl-CoA dehydrogenase family protein, which encodes MSYLPASADNAFLLFDVLKADEQLQRLPAHAATDKALMQQVLEEAGKWVGEVVAPLSREGDEVGVQFAAGKVTTPPGFAQAYQDFWQAGWPALACAEEDGGQGLPWVLEGVLYEWLSAANHGWTMAPGLLHGAYECLKHHGSDALKAAYLSKVASGEWLATMCLTEAHAGSDLGLVRTQAVPVGESELAERFEISGSKIFISGGEHDLTENIVHLVLARLPGASAGPKGLSLFLVPKVLRGGERNRVVCERIEEKMGLHGSPTCVMRFDAAQGWLIGQPGAGLNAMFVMMNAARLHVALQGVGLLDAAWQKAHAYALERRQMRAPGAVPASRGAGDAADLIIEHPTIARTLDLQRAWIDGGRVLAYQTGIYLDVARHAEDAGAREQAQQWCSLITPVLKAAWTQQAFEGASACLQVFGGHGYIREWGVEQIVRDSRVAMIYEGTNEIQAIDLLIRKVLPDGGQSMGQWLLSLRQSLDAGRTLDAEVLRCLAQLRYFTTVLAQACKEDDTLAWRVADDYLRCVAVVLMGWAWARIAATEGTDQARWQGPLKQLQQRILPEIEWRLGLMKLQWTQASVVHGNQLFTPAA
- a CDS encoding Bug family tripartite tricarboxylate transporter substrate binding protein, which encodes MQDRRNFVKSLGAGAALAAIGGMAARSAYAQGSGPLEQVRILYGFPAGSAGDSVARRVAEKIGGTSYSKNMGVVENKPGAGGRIALENLRNSAGDGSVIVLSQVSAFSIYPHIYSKLTYQAKDFEPISIGAIMHHGLAVGPAVPAEVKTLKDFLAWCKNNPDKASFGSPGAGTQPHLIGSLLSLRSGIKLSHVPYRGTAPAVSDLAGGQIAAVMGPSGDFLSYYKAGKLRVLATSGPKRNPYLPNVPTFAEQGFSDLTAEEWFGFYANAKTPADVRQRAHAAIVAALKSDALKESVGVVGLIATSSTPEEMARSQQAEFERWGPLVKQIGFTADT
- the dapF gene encoding diaminopimelate epimerase, which encodes MQIRFTKMQGAGNDFVVLDETQGRLGLSSAQYRYLANRHFGVGADQILTVRPAPAEGVDFEYVIHNADGGEVEQCGNGARCFARYVHDKGLTDKRVIRVHTLAGVIAPELHADGRVTVDMGAPQLDPAKVPFIAEGLQPQMQGNAQKWPLALDESAQPATVWVAPVSMGNPHAVQVVEDVDRAPVEAQGPLIEHHVRFPQRVNAGFMQIINRAEVKLRVYERGAGETLACGTGACAAVVAGIGWGLLDARVDVHTRGGLLTIEWAGGAQDRVRMTGPAEFVFEGQIDIPETL
- a CDS encoding MarR family winged helix-turn-helix transcriptional regulator — protein: MPAHQPVGTSTTKATPARGKRAPKDAGQQETAPAAEVFAVDQVNASFLESLLGYNARRASLSLVGVFVKCMEGFDLKIVEFSLLSLVGGNPGITSRQLCQQLDVLPPNMVGMIEVMTRRGFLERRPHPRDGRAMGLYLTEAGRALVDQAEPQLKASESAAVSHLSVEEQQQLLNLLQKLYR
- a CDS encoding SDR family NAD(P)-dependent oxidoreductase — encoded protein: MQVREQIAIVTGGASGLGEATARALAAAGARVAVLDRQIDKARAVAADINGLALECDICDAASVTAALDQIKAHWGQDARILMNVAGIGTAKRVIGRDGEPAPLEDFERVIRVNLIGSYNMTRLFAARCARLDALEDGARGVILYTASVAAFDGQVGQQAYSASKGGLVGMTLPMARDLAQHGIRVCTVAPGLFATPLMQELPEPVQQSLAASIPFPSRLGKPSEFADLAVHIVHNDHLNGEVIRLDGALRMAPR